One genomic segment of Anaerolineae bacterium includes these proteins:
- the xseB gene encoding exodeoxyribonuclease VII small subunit, with translation MSEQERLTFEEAYAQLEATVRQLEAGNLSLEKSLSLYERGMELAKLCAEQLDQAELRVRRLIPSPTGELTTEPFKEWQEP, from the coding sequence ATGAGCGAGCAAGAGCGATTGACGTTTGAAGAGGCATATGCCCAACTCGAAGCGACGGTCCGGCAGCTGGAGGCAGGAAATCTCAGCTTGGAGAAGTCGTTGTCCCTCTACGAACGGGGTATGGAACTAGCCAAGCTATGCGCGGAACAGCTTGATCAAGCCGAGCTGCGTGTGCGCCGGCTAATCCCTTCCCCCACTGGCGAGCTCACGACTGAACCGTTTAAGGAATGGCAGGAGCCATGA
- a CDS encoding divergent PAP2 family protein: MTAIAGAGIWDNLTLWIPMAAGLLVQLIKFITTWVCQRHVDFRVLVQPGGMPSAHSAVVTALATAVGIREGTASTAFALACILASIVMYDAAGIRRAAGRQARILNRIVEDLYQGHPIAEERLRELLGHTPFEVIAGAAVGFAFSWAWLMLI, from the coding sequence ATGACCGCCATTGCTGGAGCCGGAATATGGGACAATCTCACCCTCTGGATACCAATGGCGGCCGGGCTGTTAGTACAACTGATCAAGTTCATCACTACTTGGGTCTGTCAGCGGCATGTGGATTTTCGCGTACTTGTCCAGCCGGGTGGCATGCCTAGCGCCCATTCCGCTGTCGTCACTGCGCTGGCAACAGCCGTAGGTATTCGCGAAGGGACAGCTTCAACTGCGTTTGCGCTGGCCTGCATTCTAGCCAGCATCGTCATGTACGACGCGGCCGGCATACGACGGGCAGCTGGCCGCCAGGCACGTATCCTCAACCGGATCGTTGAAGACCTGTATCAGGGACATCCTATTGCCGAAGAGCGCCTACGGGAGCTCCTTGGCCACACTCCATTCGAGGTGATTGCGGGAGCCGCGGTCGGCTTCGCCTTCTCATGGGCGTGGCTGATGCTGATATAA
- a CDS encoding sodium-translocating pyrophosphatase: MGTMGLTPLETISVWAVLATAILGLLYAIFLRNQILREDKGTREMQEVWDAIRQGADAYLNQQLRTILPFIALLTVALFLSVYIVPPSVEAKERFAGFDENTVRLLVGIGRALAFVMGAGFSLAVGQIGMRMAVQGNVRVAAAARHSFGDALRIAYRAGTITGMLTDGLGLFGGTIIFIIFGKAAPDALLGFGFGGTLLALFMRVGGGIYTKAADVGADLVGKVEQDIPEDDPRNAAVIADLVGDNVGDCAGMAADIFESYEVTIVSGLILGLALTAITGHIEWILYPLLVRGIGVLASIIGTYRVKGGPEKSGDAMAAIFRGYLTSAAISVVLFGIVAIVYMNEVPGGWWRPFLSTTVGVLLAIVIDRLTDYFTGTHAAPVKEIRKSTNGGPATTILSGLSVGYESSVWAIIVIALTIVAAILIYIGVPVDNPAHTATFVLYGVAMTGIGMLTLTGNNVAMDSFGPIADNANGIGEMAGLDPTARQIMADLDAVGNTTKAITKGIAIGSAVIAAVSLFGSYITDVAKIDPQALASGIRVSEPIVFVGMLIGGAVPWLFSSLAIKAVSRAAGLIVEEVRRQFRIPGLMEGKVKPDYRQAVTISTIAAQKELISLGTIAVVTPIIVGLLLQVEALGGFLAGIILSGQLLAVFMANAGGAWDNAKKTIEDEPRNLAANTGKGSERHKASVVGDTVGDPLKDTAGPALNPMIKVVNLVSLIIAPIIVQYKGLNFGTIAVVILLIAALAWAISASKREAPVPGTPSPVATPAGK; this comes from the coding sequence ATGGGCACTATGGGTTTGACCCCGCTCGAGACGATCTCAGTCTGGGCGGTGCTAGCAACTGCGATCCTCGGCCTTCTATATGCCATCTTCCTGCGTAACCAGATCTTGCGAGAAGACAAGGGCACGCGGGAGATGCAAGAGGTATGGGATGCCATCCGGCAGGGAGCGGATGCCTATCTGAATCAGCAGCTCCGCACGATCTTACCCTTCATTGCGCTCTTAACGGTAGCGCTGTTCCTGAGCGTGTATATCGTCCCTCCTAGCGTAGAAGCGAAGGAACGCTTCGCTGGCTTTGATGAGAACACTGTCCGCTTGCTGGTAGGCATTGGGCGCGCCTTAGCCTTTGTGATGGGCGCGGGGTTCTCGCTAGCCGTGGGCCAGATTGGAATGCGTATGGCGGTTCAGGGTAATGTGCGCGTGGCTGCTGCCGCCCGCCATAGCTTCGGCGATGCGCTGCGCATTGCCTATCGTGCAGGTACTATCACGGGCATGCTCACCGATGGGCTGGGCCTTTTTGGCGGGACCATCATTTTCATCATCTTCGGTAAGGCCGCGCCGGATGCCCTGTTGGGCTTCGGATTTGGGGGCACGTTACTGGCGCTGTTCATGCGCGTAGGAGGCGGTATTTATACCAAGGCGGCTGACGTGGGCGCCGACTTGGTGGGCAAAGTGGAGCAGGATATCCCCGAAGATGATCCGCGCAATGCCGCCGTGATCGCCGACCTGGTAGGCGACAACGTCGGCGATTGCGCTGGGATGGCAGCCGATATCTTCGAATCCTACGAGGTCACCATTGTTTCCGGCCTCATCCTGGGTCTCGCGCTCACCGCGATCACTGGTCACATTGAGTGGATCCTCTATCCGCTACTGGTTCGCGGCATCGGCGTGTTAGCTTCCATCATCGGCACATACCGAGTGAAAGGCGGACCCGAAAAGAGCGGCGATGCTATGGCTGCCATCTTCCGGGGCTACCTTACCTCGGCAGCGATCTCTGTGGTGCTATTTGGCATCGTTGCGATCGTCTATATGAACGAAGTGCCGGGCGGTTGGTGGCGCCCCTTCCTATCCACGACAGTGGGGGTACTGCTAGCCATCGTAATTGACCGCCTGACGGATTACTTCACCGGCACCCACGCCGCGCCAGTGAAGGAGATCCGCAAGAGCACCAACGGCGGGCCAGCAACCACCATCCTCTCCGGCCTCAGCGTTGGATACGAATCCAGTGTATGGGCGATCATTGTGATCGCGCTTACTATCGTCGCGGCGATCCTTATCTACATCGGTGTGCCCGTGGACAACCCGGCACACACGGCTACCTTCGTCCTATATGGCGTGGCCATGACCGGCATCGGCATGTTGACGTTGACCGGCAATAACGTGGCTATGGACTCTTTTGGCCCGATTGCCGATAACGCCAACGGCATCGGCGAGATGGCTGGCCTGGATCCGACAGCCCGTCAGATCATGGCCGACCTGGACGCAGTAGGCAATACCACCAAGGCCATCACCAAAGGGATCGCCATTGGCTCGGCGGTGATCGCCGCGGTCTCTCTGTTCGGGTCGTACATCACCGACGTGGCCAAAATTGATCCACAGGCGCTCGCCTCTGGTATTCGCGTGTCTGAGCCGATCGTCTTTGTCGGTATGCTGATCGGGGGCGCCGTGCCCTGGCTCTTCTCCTCGCTGGCTATCAAGGCTGTTAGTCGGGCGGCGGGCTTGATCGTGGAGGAAGTGCGCCGGCAATTCCGTATCCCTGGTCTAATGGAGGGAAAAGTCAAACCGGATTATCGGCAGGCGGTGACTATCTCGACCATCGCTGCGCAGAAGGAGCTGATAAGCCTGGGCACCATCGCCGTAGTGACCCCCATCATCGTCGGCCTGCTCTTGCAGGTAGAGGCGCTTGGCGGCTTCTTAGCCGGCATCATCCTCTCCGGCCAGTTGCTAGCCGTCTTTATGGCTAACGCTGGTGGCGCCTGGGACAACGCTAAGAAGACGATCGAGGACGAGCCACGCAACCTGGCGGCGAACACAGGTAAGGGCTCCGAGCGACATAAGGCCAGCGTGGTTGGCGATACAGTGGGCGATCCGTTGAAAGACACCGCCGGTCCTGCGCTGAACCCGATGATCAAAGTGGTAAACCTAGTCAGCTTGATCATCGCTCCCATTATCGTTCAGTACAAGGGGCTGAACTTCGGCACCATTGCAGTCGTGATCCTGCTGATCGCAGCGCTGGCATGGGCGATTTCCGCTTCAAAGCGTGAGGCTCCCGTCCCGGGGACTCCCAGCCCTGTAGCAACGCCGGCGGGGAAGTAA
- a CDS encoding glycogen synthase — MSAQQPLKILFLSAEVVPFAKTGGLADVAGSLPKAVRALGHDIRIAMPRYGRISPEKFDLRPKIGPFPVPLDNLLEPAHILEGKIGKDLPVYFVENARLFDRDGIYMYPDDAERFIFFCRASLEMCRQMGWRPDVIHCNDWHTAIVPNWLQTIYRNDEFFKETATLYTIHNLAYQGIFGYRVLEIAGIDEYGFIAHPDLAPDLNDVVDLMARGILFADIINTVSERYAQEILTPAYGERLDPILRDRRDRLFGVLNGLDYEIYNPATDPHIASHFDREHLEARLPNKLALQQEAGLPERIDIPVIGAISRLADQKGFDLIAQIIDAWMQYLPSQFVLLGTGEQRYHELFESIRARYPDRVRVFLTFNAPLAQRIYAGSDMFLMPSRFEPCGLGQMIAMRYGSVPVVRATGGLADTVKDYNPRSDEGNGFSFEPYDAMALYTTLVRAVETYKYRDVWCKLMLRGMSADFSWERSAQKYVDLYYRAIAIRRGAHRPEEYGVLRHKGTAERMSGVE, encoded by the coding sequence ATGAGCGCACAACAGCCTCTGAAGATCCTGTTCCTTTCCGCTGAGGTGGTGCCGTTTGCCAAAACCGGCGGCCTGGCCGATGTAGCTGGTTCCCTGCCGAAAGCTGTGCGGGCGCTAGGCCACGATATCCGGATCGCCATGCCGCGCTACGGCCGGATCTCGCCGGAGAAGTTCGACCTTAGGCCTAAAATTGGGCCTTTTCCGGTGCCATTGGATAACCTACTTGAGCCAGCCCATATCCTAGAAGGTAAGATCGGCAAAGACCTGCCGGTGTATTTTGTGGAAAACGCCCGACTGTTCGATCGGGACGGCATTTACATGTACCCAGACGATGCCGAGCGTTTCATCTTCTTCTGCCGGGCTTCCTTGGAGATGTGTCGGCAGATGGGCTGGCGACCTGACGTGATCCACTGTAACGATTGGCACACGGCCATCGTCCCGAACTGGTTGCAGACCATTTACCGTAATGATGAGTTCTTCAAGGAGACTGCCACGCTCTACACCATCCACAACCTGGCATACCAGGGGATCTTCGGCTATCGCGTCCTAGAGATCGCTGGCATTGACGAATATGGCTTCATCGCCCATCCGGACCTGGCCCCAGATCTTAATGATGTAGTGGATTTGATGGCGCGTGGCATCCTCTTCGCCGACATCATTAACACCGTCAGCGAGCGGTACGCTCAAGAGATCCTCACGCCGGCTTACGGTGAACGTTTAGATCCCATCCTGCGCGATCGTCGCGATCGCCTATTTGGGGTGCTCAATGGGCTTGATTACGAGATCTACAACCCGGCGACCGATCCTCACATCGCCTCACACTTCGACCGCGAGCATTTGGAGGCGCGGCTGCCCAACAAGCTTGCGCTGCAACAGGAAGCCGGCCTTCCCGAACGGATAGACATTCCTGTGATCGGCGCCATCTCTCGCCTGGCTGATCAGAAAGGCTTTGACTTGATCGCGCAGATCATTGATGCATGGATGCAGTATTTGCCCAGCCAGTTCGTCCTACTGGGCACCGGTGAGCAACGTTACCATGAGCTATTCGAGAGCATTCGGGCTCGCTATCCTGATCGCGTTCGCGTCTTCCTGACCTTTAACGCCCCCTTGGCTCAGCGCATTTATGCCGGCAGTGATATGTTTCTGATGCCTTCGCGCTTTGAGCCGTGTGGATTGGGCCAGATGATTGCTATGCGCTATGGATCGGTTCCCGTGGTGCGCGCCACCGGGGGCCTGGCCGATACGGTGAAGGACTACAACCCACGCTCGGATGAGGGAAATGGCTTTTCCTTCGAGCCGTACGATGCGATGGCGCTCTACACCACCCTGGTACGGGCGGTGGAGACTTACAAGTACCGCGACGTGTGGTGCAAGCTGATGCTGCGAGGGATGAGCGCTGACTTCTCGTGGGAGCGCTCCGCCCAAAAATACGTAGACCTCTACTACCGCGCAATTGCCATTCGGCGCGGGGCACATCGTCCAGAGGAGTATGGGGTGCTACGCCATAAGGGGACAGCGGAGCGAATGAGCGGTGTGGAATAG